One region of Catenuloplanes indicus genomic DNA includes:
- a CDS encoding DUF3039 domain-containing protein → MTTQILERPEVKESDTGPEMFHYVRKEKIAESAVMGTFVIALCGEKFPVTKAPKPGSPVCPACKEIYDSLQD, encoded by the coding sequence ATGACGACCCAAATCCTTGAACGCCCAGAGGTCAAGGAGTCCGATACCGGACCGGAGATGTTCCACTACGTCCGGAAAGAGAAGATTGCGGAGAGTGCCGTGATGGGTACCTTCGTGATCGCGCTGTGCGGGGAGAAGTTCCCGGTCACCAAGGCGCCCAAGCCGGGCTCGCCGGTGTGTCCCGCGTGCAAAGAGATCTACGACTCGCTGCAGGACTGA